One window from the genome of Oceaniferula flava encodes:
- a CDS encoding 6-phosphofructokinase, whose protein sequence is MEGIAIMTSGGDAAGMNPAIKAAADHAMHLGYEPFLVDDGLRGLIDDKIEKVSDHDVSDIIHRGGTILRSSRSKRFFEYEHRLAAYENLKKRGIEKLVVIGGDGSFRALNQFYADFQVPFAGIPATIDNDIPGTDYCLGVDTALNMIRQSVDSIRDTANSFRRAFVVETMGRHCGYLAMASAVTSGAEICMVPELEYDLDSIGERLRVKYQGHPNFLIAIVAEGCNMSDYLNRWIGDTLKMDSRLTILGHIQRGGSPTVRDRLMASKFAVGAVESLHRGETCNIMIYKSGHFGTLPIHKVADSQLEMDPALVAMCKKLCK, encoded by the coding sequence ATGGAAGGTATCGCAATCATGACATCCGGTGGAGATGCCGCCGGAATGAATCCAGCCATCAAAGCAGCCGCTGACCACGCAATGCACCTAGGGTATGAGCCTTTCCTCGTCGATGATGGCTTACGCGGTCTGATCGACGATAAGATTGAAAAAGTCAGCGATCACGATGTCTCCGATATCATTCACCGCGGTGGCACGATTCTGCGCTCGTCACGATCGAAGCGCTTCTTTGAATACGAGCACCGCCTGGCAGCTTACGAGAATCTGAAAAAACGCGGGATTGAAAAACTTGTCGTCATCGGCGGCGACGGATCATTCCGCGCTCTGAACCAATTTTACGCCGATTTCCAAGTCCCCTTCGCCGGCATCCCTGCGACCATCGACAACGACATCCCCGGCACCGATTACTGCCTGGGAGTCGACACCGCGCTGAACATGATCCGCCAGTCGGTGGACAGCATTCGCGACACCGCCAACTCATTCCGCCGCGCCTTTGTGGTGGAGACCATGGGGCGTCATTGCGGCTATCTGGCGATGGCTTCAGCCGTCACCAGCGGCGCTGAAATCTGCATGGTGCCTGAGCTGGAGTATGATCTCGATAGCATCGGCGAGCGCCTCCGGGTGAAATACCAAGGCCACCCGAACTTCCTGATCGCCATCGTGGCGGAAGGTTGCAACATGAGCGATTACCTGAACCGCTGGATTGGCGACACCTTGAAAATGGACTCGCGTCTGACCATTCTCGGCCACATTCAGCGTGGGGGATCGCCCACTGTGCGCGATCGCCTCATGGCATCCAAGTTCGCCGTTGGCGCAGTGGAATCTCTGCACCGCGGAGAGACCTGCAACATCATGATCTACAAGTCCGGCCACTTCGGCACCTTACCGATCCACAAAGTCGCCGACTCCCAGTTGGAGATGGACCCGGCACTGGTCGCGATGTGCAAGAAGCTCTGTAAGTAA